Proteins encoded in a region of the Methanofollis tationis genome:
- a CDS encoding cation diffusion facilitator family transporter yields the protein MTEYNRVQRVLWVILGLNIIVALAKAIFGLLAGSMSMVADALHSSFDSASNIIGIAATRVAGRPPDRDHQYGHAKVESLATLIVGGMLLLTAYWVISEGVVRLSAGAAPEITGITVGVMVATLIINIFVAWYERRMGEELQSSFLIADSEHTKSDVYVSLSVLAGFVAVSAGYPAADPVIALAIGALIGKMGLSIIREAGMVLTDAATVRCEDIVRKSVPSIPGVRGYNRFRCRGGAGDLFADIHVTVDPEMSVLHAHEIAREVEAVLKEQVPGMKEVIVHIEPVTENGTEIQG from the coding sequence ATGACCGAATACAACCGGGTCCAGCGGGTGCTCTGGGTCATCCTCGGCCTCAACATCATAGTCGCCCTTGCGAAAGCGATCTTCGGCCTCCTCGCCGGTTCGATGAGCATGGTCGCCGACGCCCTTCACTCATCCTTCGATTCGGCCTCGAACATCATCGGGATCGCCGCCACCCGCGTTGCCGGGCGCCCGCCAGACCGGGACCACCAGTACGGCCATGCGAAGGTCGAAAGCCTCGCAACCCTGATCGTCGGCGGGATGCTCCTCCTCACCGCCTACTGGGTGATCAGCGAGGGGGTCGTACGCCTGAGCGCGGGAGCGGCGCCCGAGATCACCGGGATCACCGTCGGGGTGATGGTGGCGACCCTTATCATCAACATCTTCGTTGCATGGTACGAACGGCGGATGGGCGAAGAATTGCAGAGCAGTTTTCTCATCGCCGACTCCGAGCACACGAAAAGCGATGTCTACGTCTCCCTCTCGGTACTGGCCGGCTTCGTCGCCGTCAGCGCCGGATATCCGGCGGCAGACCCCGTAATCGCCCTTGCGATCGGGGCCCTGATCGGGAAGATGGGCCTTTCCATCATCAGGGAGGCGGGCATGGTGCTCACCGATGCCGCCACCGTAAGGTGCGAAGATATCGTCAGGAAAAGCGTGCCCTCGATACCCGGTGTCCGGGGCTATAATCGGTTCAGGTGCCGCGGCGGTGCGGGCGACCTTTTCGCCGACATCCACGTCACCGTCGACCCGGAGATGAGCGTGCTCCACGCCCACGAGATTGCCCGGGAGGTCGAGGCCGTCCTCAAAGAGCAGGTGCCAGGCATGAAGGAAGTGATCGTCCATATCGAGCCGGTAACGGAGAATGGAACTGAGATACAGGGCTGA